The Lonchura striata isolate bLonStr1 chromosome 5, bLonStr1.mat, whole genome shotgun sequence genome window below encodes:
- the IL2RA gene encoding interleukin-2 receptor subunit alpha: MGTSPMELKWLLMWLLFGFIKGKKPGVCPSLPPTEFADVTAEMYPAQTKLYYTCDPGYGRKASEYLGIQCKIEQQGAVWKHQLFKCFEQKDLSSMDPMMELELTQKPEREPRSPAPQKQEDLSESKQKDFCGPPKTVPHASIRLPQQHYVGQVLHFKCQTGYDKRPPTSGSRTCKEVNGKTFWTPLDMRCTNDSNQWSPQTTGPGLTHLSSFLSSSGTQPVTGFTALWFVLLIIPTAFV; the protein is encoded by the exons ATGGGGACAAGTCCCATGGAGCTCAAGTGGCTTTTGATGTGGCTCTTGTTTGGATTCATCAAGGGGAAGAAGCCAG GTGTATGCCCAAGTCTTCCACCGACTGAATTTGCTGATGTTACTGCTGAGATGTATCCAGCACAGACCAAACTGTATTATACTTGTGACCCTGGCTATGGCAGAAAGGCCAGTGAATACCTAGGAATTCAGTGTAAGATTGAACAGCAGGGTGCTGTTTGGAAACACCAACTATTTAAATGCTTTG AGCAGAAAGATTTGTCGTCAATGGATCCCATGATGGAATTAGAACTTACACAGAAGCCAGAAAGAGAACCAAGGAGCCCTGCACCCCAGAAGCAAGAAGACCTTTCAGAGTCCAAACAAAAAG ATTTCTGTGGTCCTCCCAAGACTGTTCCACATGCCTCCATAAGGCTGCCCCAACAGCATTACGTGGGACAAGTCTTGCATTTCAAGTGCCAGACAGGTTATGATAAGAGACCCCCCACCTCTGGCAGCAGGACGTGCAAGGAGGTGAATGGCAAAACCTTCTGGACGCCCCTCGATATGAGATGCACCAATGACAGCAACCAGTGGTCACCACAGACCACTGGGCCAG GTTTGACTCATCtgtcctctttcctttcctcatcAGGGACACAGCCAGTCACAG GTTTTACAGCTCTCTGGTTTGTTCTGCTTATCATTCCCACTGCCTTTGTGTGA
- the LOC110470965 gene encoding endonuclease domain-containing 1 protein-like — protein sequence MLGLLLLQVLASCLCLGHGEVVKSFEECSEFFYAGTTPNDALNPEKPALICQFFRNKYHFATLYDRNNRIPVYSAYKYEPSDVKKPPEWWLVEPQLIDKNIKLKEMERDKTLIEKHGITLEQIKESQAVPDDYKGLKGLDRGHLCPCGHMNSKENKMATFTLTNIVPQDTSLNNGKWRIYEHQKMQTKTKDCKSTYVVTGAVPGSDKISGDRVNRPSHIWSAACCLGENKQPKDAWGAIAENNKNRVEVISLGELEKRLTDLYGKTVTLFNNACPREQKPRP from the exons atgctggggctgctgctgctgcaggtgttggccagctgcctctgcctgggaCACGGTGAGGTGGTGAAGTCCTTTGAAGAATGTTCTGAGTTTTTCTATGCAGGGACCACTCCAAATGATGCCCTGAATCCAGAGAAACCAGCCTTGATCTGCCAGTTCTTCAGGAACAAGTATCACTTTGCCACCCTGTACGACAGAAACAATAGAATTCCTGTCTACTCTGCTTACAAATATGAGCCTTCAGATGTCAAGAAACCTCCAGAGTGGTGGTTAGTTGAGCCTCAG CTCatagataaaaatataaagCTTAAAGAGATGGAAAGGGACAAGACCCTCATAGAGAAACACGGGATCACCTTAGAACAAATCAAAGAGAGCCAGGCTGTTCCTGACGACTACAAAGGACTGAAGGGTTTGGACCGTGGCCATTTGTGCCCCTGTGGCCATATGAACAGTAAAGAGAACAAGATGGCAACCTTCACCCTCACCAACATAGTGCCCCAGGACACCAGCCTCAACAATGGCAAGTGGAGAATCTACGAGCATCAAAAGATGCAGACGAAGACCAAGGACTGTAAAAGCACCTACGTTGTCACGGGTGCTGTGCCTGGGAGTGACAAGATCTCTGGAGATAGGGTTAATAGACCCAGCCACATCTGGTCTGCTGCCTGCTGTCTGGGGGAAAACAAACAGCCCAAAGATGCTTGGGGGGCCATTGCTGAGAACAACAAGAACAGGGTGGAGGTCATCAGCCTGGGGGAGCTGGAGAAGAGGTTGACTGATCTCTATGGGAAAACAGTTACCCTGTTCAACAATGCCTGTCCCCGGGAACAAAAGCCACGTCCTTAG